The Pseudomonas asiatica genome has a segment encoding these proteins:
- a CDS encoding YMGG-like glycine zipper-containing protein, with product MRTMTWSCLLVLLCAASATQAQSVVPLKGQSSQQMQLDINDCNTVATNAANSAATSSDPHVGGRVRGAAAGAVAGAAGAQVRGNQHDELYDRVGDDAKEQYRQNRAGEVAAAGAAVGGMRQRQDRRQDRRGQDEAKAQAHASAYAGCLQGRGYQVNP from the coding sequence ATGCGTACGATGACGTGGAGTTGCCTGCTGGTGCTGCTGTGCGCGGCATCGGCAACCCAGGCGCAGTCGGTGGTGCCGCTCAAGGGCCAGAGCAGCCAGCAGATGCAACTGGATATCAATGATTGCAATACCGTCGCGACCAATGCCGCGAACAGTGCCGCGACCTCCAGCGACCCCCATGTCGGTGGCCGGGTACGCGGTGCCGCGGCCGGCGCGGTTGCCGGTGCGGCAGGCGCGCAGGTGCGCGGCAACCAGCACGACGAGCTGTATGACCGGGTCGGTGACGATGCCAAAGAGCAATACCGGCAGAACCGCGCCGGCGAAGTGGCCGCCGCCGGTGCTGCGGTCGGTGGCATGCGCCAGCGTCAGGACCGCCGTCAGGACCGGCGCGGCCAGGACGAAGCGAAAGCCCAGGCTCATGCCAGTGCCTATGCCGGGTGCCTGCAAGGGCGCGGCTATCAGGTCAACCCCTGA
- a CDS encoding amino acid permease — MPIQSEHDPRLKRALKTRHISMLALGGVIGAGLFVGSSAVIASTGPGAFITYAITGLIVALVMRMLGEMAAAHPAKGSFVDYARLAFGRPAGYMTGWLYWYFWVIVVGFEAVVGGQIINAWLPDIPVWAIALGLMVGMTLLNLMSVHSFGEAEYWFAGIKVAAIVVFLVVAGLYVFNLWPGSSASFANLTQHGGFLPHGVGALFTGVVVVIFSMTGVEVATLAAAESEDPSRNIRKAVNTVMLRILVFFVLATFFIVVAQPWTSITPGKSPFVTTLEHIGIPGAGDMLTVVILVAVLSVLNAGLYTSSRLLYVLASNGEAPRWVAKVSGNGVPVRGVIASTLVGYGCVVIAALWPDTVFQFLINSSGTVFLFVYLVICLSQLRLRRKWVAEGTLKFAMWGHPWLPLLVTGSIVAVLVSMAFDPSMRVSLGQCVVAIVVIAVSYAMVRGPRGQQPGAEVGLN, encoded by the coding sequence ATGCCGATTCAGTCGGAGCATGACCCGCGTCTCAAGCGTGCCCTCAAGACCCGGCACATCAGCATGCTGGCCCTGGGCGGTGTGATCGGGGCCGGTCTGTTCGTAGGGTCCAGCGCGGTTATCGCATCAACCGGCCCGGGTGCCTTCATCACCTATGCCATCACCGGCCTGATCGTCGCGCTGGTGATGCGCATGCTCGGCGAAATGGCCGCCGCGCACCCGGCCAAAGGTTCGTTCGTCGACTACGCCCGGTTGGCCTTCGGGCGCCCGGCCGGGTACATGACCGGTTGGCTGTACTGGTACTTCTGGGTGATCGTGGTCGGCTTCGAGGCCGTGGTCGGCGGGCAGATCATCAATGCCTGGCTGCCCGATATCCCGGTGTGGGCCATTGCCCTGGGCCTGATGGTCGGCATGACCTTGCTCAACCTGATGTCGGTGCACTCGTTTGGCGAGGCCGAATACTGGTTCGCCGGCATCAAGGTCGCGGCCATCGTGGTGTTTCTGGTCGTGGCCGGGTTGTACGTGTTCAACCTGTGGCCTGGCTCCAGCGCCAGTTTTGCCAACCTCACCCAGCATGGCGGCTTCCTTCCCCATGGGGTAGGTGCGTTGTTCACCGGGGTGGTGGTGGTGATCTTCTCCATGACCGGTGTGGAAGTCGCCACCCTGGCAGCGGCCGAATCGGAAGACCCGTCGCGCAACATCCGCAAGGCAGTGAACACGGTGATGCTGCGCATCCTGGTGTTCTTCGTGCTGGCGACGTTCTTCATCGTGGTGGCACAGCCATGGACCTCGATCACCCCCGGCAAGTCGCCGTTCGTGACCACCCTGGAGCATATCGGCATTCCCGGCGCAGGCGACATGCTCACCGTGGTCATCCTGGTGGCGGTACTGTCGGTACTCAATGCCGGGCTGTATACCTCGTCGCGGTTGCTCTATGTGCTGGCCTCCAACGGTGAGGCGCCACGCTGGGTGGCCAAGGTCAGCGGCAATGGCGTACCCGTACGCGGGGTGATTGCCTCGACCTTGGTGGGCTATGGCTGCGTGGTGATTGCGGCGCTTTGGCCGGATACCGTGTTCCAGTTCCTGATCAACTCGTCCGGCACGGTGTTCCTGTTCGTCTACCTGGTGATCTGCCTGTCGCAGCTCAGGCTGCGGCGCAAATGGGTGGCGGAAGGTACGCTGAAGTTCGCCATGTGGGGGCATCCGTGGTTGCCGTTGCTGGTGACCGGGTCGATCGTGGCGGTGCTGGTGAGCATGGCCTTCGACCCGAGCATGCGGGTGAGCCTGGGGCAATGCGTGGTTGCGATTGTGGTGATTGCGGTTTCGTATGCGATGGTGCGGGGGCCGCGGGGGCAGCAGCCTGGTGCAGAGGTTGGGTTGAACTGA
- a CDS encoding intermembrane transport protein PqiB, translating to MVQQTDKREGAGQVEVHTRRWSVSLVWIVPILAILIGASLVVRNWMQQGPVIAISFHTGEGLVAHKTQVKYRSVVIGEVTTVDLADDKKSVVAKVQLSNDARAFATQGARFWVVRPRIGVGGVSGVDTLLSGSFIGADSGASKVPEKSFVGLELPPPITYDEKGKRFVLTASDLGSLDIGSSIYYRKIPVGEVVSFALQGDGKGVEIGVFVQAPYDSFVTADTRFWNASGVDMQIGANGLKIDTESLSSILVGGLAFGSPDFAPQAEPAADQARFQLFADRDAALAPPSGQAQYLQLRFDQAMRGLSVGAPVEFKGVEFGRVTSVKLDYDATRQTFPVVVDAVIYPQRLGPVHRKMLSVFKHAEGDMDGARRLIGTFVEHGLRAQARSGNLITGQMFISLDFYPDAPKVAFDKTADPITIPTLPGSLEQLQEQLQRVVERISKLPLESIANNLDGSLRELRASLKQFNGQTLPDVKVALDEVHKTLRTANSAISEDSPQRERMGETLDELERMSRSLRDLADYLGRHPESLIRGRPKAAAAADLEP from the coding sequence ATGGTGCAACAGACTGACAAGCGCGAGGGCGCGGGGCAGGTTGAAGTGCACACCCGGCGCTGGAGTGTGTCGCTGGTATGGATCGTGCCGATACTGGCGATCCTGATCGGCGCTTCGCTGGTGGTGCGCAACTGGATGCAGCAGGGCCCGGTCATCGCCATTTCCTTCCACACCGGGGAAGGGCTGGTGGCGCACAAGACCCAGGTCAAGTACCGCAGCGTGGTGATCGGCGAAGTCACTACGGTGGACCTGGCCGACGACAAGAAGAGCGTGGTCGCCAAGGTCCAGCTGTCCAACGACGCCCGCGCGTTCGCCACCCAGGGGGCGCGCTTCTGGGTGGTGCGGCCACGCATTGGCGTGGGCGGCGTGTCCGGTGTGGACACGCTGCTGTCGGGCAGTTTCATCGGGGCGGATTCCGGCGCATCGAAAGTGCCGGAGAAGTCCTTTGTCGGCCTGGAGCTGCCACCGCCGATCACCTACGACGAAAAGGGCAAGCGCTTTGTGCTCACCGCCAGTGACCTGGGGTCGCTGGATATTGGCTCGTCGATCTACTACCGCAAGATCCCGGTGGGCGAGGTGGTGTCCTTTGCCCTGCAGGGCGATGGCAAGGGCGTGGAGATCGGCGTGTTCGTGCAGGCCCCCTACGACAGCTTCGTCACCGCCGATACCCGCTTCTGGAACGCCAGTGGCGTCGACATGCAGATCGGTGCCAACGGCCTGAAGATCGATACCGAATCACTGTCGTCGATCCTAGTGGGCGGGCTGGCCTTTGGCTCGCCCGACTTCGCCCCGCAAGCCGAGCCCGCTGCCGACCAGGCGCGCTTCCAGCTGTTTGCCGACCGTGACGCCGCCCTGGCACCGCCCAGTGGCCAGGCGCAGTACCTGCAATTGCGCTTCGACCAGGCCATGCGCGGCCTGTCGGTGGGAGCGCCGGTGGAGTTCAAGGGGGTGGAGTTTGGCCGGGTCACTTCGGTCAAGCTCGACTACGATGCCACCCGGCAGACCTTCCCGGTGGTGGTCGATGCGGTGATCTACCCGCAGCGGTTGGGGCCGGTGCACCGCAAGATGCTGTCCGTGTTCAAGCATGCCGAAGGCGACATGGACGGCGCGCGCCGGCTGATCGGCACCTTCGTCGAGCACGGGCTGCGGGCCCAGGCGCGCAGCGGCAACCTGATCACCGGGCAGATGTTCATTTCCCTGGACTTCTACCCCGATGCCCCCAAGGTGGCTTTCGACAAGACCGCAGACCCTATCACCATCCCCACCTTGCCCGGCAGCCTGGAGCAGTTGCAGGAACAGCTGCAACGGGTGGTGGAGCGCATCAGCAAACTGCCGCTGGAGAGCATCGCCAACAACCTGGACGGCAGCCTGCGAGAGTTGCGCGCCAGCCTCAAGCAGTTCAATGGCCAGACGCTGCCGGACGTGAAGGTGGCGCTGGACGAAGTGCACAAGACCCTGCGCACCGCCAATTCGGCCATTTCCGAAGACTCGCCGCAGCGCGAGCGGATGGGCGAAACCCTGGACGAACTGGAGCGCATGTCGCGTTCGCTGCGTGACCTTGCCGATTACCTGGGCCGGCACCCCGAGTCGCTGATACGCGGCCGGCCGAAAGCGGCCGCTGCCGCCGACCTTGAACCCTGA
- a CDS encoding PucR family transcriptional regulator, which yields MPMLTVQDLIDIELLKLQAVAGAAGTGRLITWAHTVDLPDPWRWVSPGDLVMTTGVGLPSAQADQVSWLEQLVQSNPSALVVAPRADAPALSGELLAAADRLLFPVLHGSFELEFVKLSHYVIESVLQAQRERFNASERLFQTYADALRKAPDMAGRLAILADTLGLDLAIEDAPSGTTVVETRRAAQAAERVERIPIGGRARANLLMARKGTRTQDDAILVRSLVGLLGVELERLMIHRDQQREEGAALLRSLLDSETEFSLARPMLERRGLVGTLVSLAIRPGSHGPWSSADIHQAPALHHSTPLLLDDKGLLLAISRDDAPSLTALCHNLGEGTVIGISGPIAAATGFRESVRQARLALTQAEESGAQQLRYGEAETGLIMAPKSLAEARALVGRYLGPLIEHDRTQGAALLQTLVTFLHNDGNWKATAYDLGIHRQTLVYRLKLVEQLTGIKPTTTGGIARFWIAIQAGKNTDLFEHLV from the coding sequence ATGCCCATGCTCACGGTGCAGGACCTGATCGATATCGAACTGCTCAAGTTGCAGGCCGTGGCTGGCGCGGCCGGCACCGGCAGGCTGATCACCTGGGCCCACACCGTCGACTTGCCAGACCCCTGGCGCTGGGTATCGCCAGGCGACCTGGTGATGACCACCGGCGTCGGCCTGCCCAGCGCCCAGGCAGACCAGGTGAGCTGGCTGGAGCAACTGGTGCAGAGCAACCCCAGTGCCCTGGTGGTGGCGCCGCGGGCCGATGCGCCGGCGCTGTCCGGCGAACTGCTGGCCGCCGCCGACCGCCTGTTGTTCCCGGTGCTGCATGGCAGCTTCGAACTGGAGTTCGTCAAGCTGTCGCACTACGTGATCGAGAGCGTGCTGCAGGCCCAGCGCGAGCGTTTCAACGCCAGCGAGCGGCTGTTCCAGACCTACGCCGACGCCTTGCGCAAAGCCCCCGACATGGCTGGGCGCCTGGCGATCCTGGCCGACACCCTCGGCCTCGACCTGGCCATCGAGGATGCCCCCAGCGGCACCACCGTGGTCGAAACCCGCCGGGCCGCGCAGGCTGCCGAGCGGGTGGAACGCATCCCGATCGGCGGCCGCGCCCGCGCCAACCTGCTGATGGCGCGCAAAGGCACCCGCACGCAGGATGACGCCATCCTGGTGCGCTCGCTGGTCGGCTTGCTGGGGGTGGAACTGGAACGCCTGATGATCCACCGCGACCAGCAGCGCGAAGAAGGCGCAGCGCTGTTGCGCAGCCTGCTCGACAGCGAGACGGAGTTCAGCCTGGCGCGGCCGATGCTGGAGCGTCGTGGCCTGGTCGGCACCTTGGTGAGCCTGGCGATCAGGCCGGGCAGCCACGGCCCGTGGAGCAGCGCCGACATCCACCAGGCCCCTGCCCTGCATCACTCCACGCCACTACTGCTCGACGACAAAGGCCTGCTGCTGGCGATCAGCCGTGACGACGCGCCAAGCCTGACGGCGCTGTGCCACAACCTCGGCGAGGGTACGGTAATTGGTATCAGCGGGCCGATCGCGGCGGCCACCGGCTTTCGCGAGAGCGTGCGCCAAGCCCGCCTGGCGCTGACCCAGGCCGAGGAAAGTGGCGCGCAGCAGCTGCGTTATGGCGAGGCGGAAACCGGCCTGATCATGGCGCCCAAGTCACTGGCCGAGGCGCGGGCGCTGGTGGGGCGTTACCTGGGGCCGCTGATCGAGCATGACCGCACCCAGGGTGCGGCGCTGCTGCAGACGTTGGTCACCTTTCTGCACAACGACGGCAACTGGAAGGCCACGGCGTATGATTTGGGGATTCACCGGCAGACGCTGGTGTACCGGCTGAAACTGGTGGAGCAGCTTACCGGGATCAAGCCGACCACTACCGGCGGGATTGCGCGGTTCTGGATTGCGATTCAGGCGGGGAAGAATACCGACCTGTTCGAGCATCTGGTCTAG
- a CDS encoding PqiC family protein: MHRLRNVCGAGLLAVLWGCSSTPNNYHTLVPSEPVRDGGQRIQVARVAVPPQVDRPQLVVRQGQSGLAILETEWWGADLVDEFRSALQDQLGGPVGGGKALLRVDVQRFDSVPGRYASLEAVWRLTRPGAAELTCRTSLQTPADNSIASLVNAHQANLRKLAEAVRGSARQGSCSTSA, encoded by the coding sequence ATGCATCGACTGCGCAATGTGTGTGGCGCTGGCCTGCTGGCCGTGCTGTGGGGCTGCAGCAGTACCCCGAACAACTATCACACGCTGGTACCGAGCGAACCGGTGCGCGACGGTGGCCAGCGCATCCAGGTGGCGAGGGTGGCCGTGCCGCCGCAGGTGGACCGCCCGCAGTTGGTGGTGCGGCAAGGGCAGAGCGGCCTGGCCATCCTCGAGACGGAGTGGTGGGGGGCCGACCTGGTGGATGAGTTCCGCAGCGCCTTGCAGGACCAGTTGGGCGGGCCGGTGGGTGGCGGCAAGGCGTTGCTGCGGGTGGACGTGCAGCGCTTCGATAGCGTGCCGGGGCGCTATGCATCGCTGGAGGCGGTATGGCGCCTGACGCGCCCGGGTGCGGCCGAACTGACCTGCCGTACCTCGCTGCAGACGCCCGCGGACAACAGCATCGCCAGCCTGGTCAATGCCCACCAGGCCAACCTGCGCAAACTGGCCGAGGCGGTGCGGGGGAGTGCCCGGCAGGGCAGCTGTTCTACATCTGCCTGA
- a CDS encoding GntR family transcriptional regulator: MASSTLVQRIVSEIRQKIQLGELAPGAHLSAQKVADSFHVSRSPAREALTTLAGQKLLEQIPNRGFFVLEMPGGMVPGSDEVTSLEEPPEYYRLSEDWLNDAIPAEVTEKYLRDRYGLTKFQVTDILNRAAKVGWAEPKAGYGWRFLDVAKTPETLEQIYRVRALIEPAALLESSFIGDLEVLRRLKKEQSDLLAGGIDTLPADMLLKSGIRFHEELIKLSGNPLYLMILRQLNNMRRLIEYRSMIDRKRLYTQCAEHLRMVELVEEGDNLEAAHLMKRHLSGSFARKSPILELRRAAQGQLVPNVVVEI, encoded by the coding sequence ATGGCATCGAGCACCCTCGTCCAGAGAATCGTTTCTGAAATCCGGCAAAAGATTCAGCTGGGCGAACTGGCCCCTGGCGCGCACCTCAGTGCGCAGAAGGTGGCCGACAGCTTCCACGTGTCGCGCTCGCCCGCGCGAGAGGCGCTGACCACGCTCGCCGGGCAGAAACTGCTGGAGCAGATTCCCAACCGTGGCTTTTTCGTGCTGGAGATGCCGGGAGGTATGGTGCCGGGCAGTGATGAAGTCACCTCGCTGGAAGAGCCGCCCGAGTACTACCGGCTTTCCGAAGACTGGCTCAACGACGCCATCCCGGCGGAGGTAACCGAAAAGTACCTGCGTGACCGCTACGGCCTGACCAAATTCCAGGTCACCGACATACTCAACCGGGCGGCCAAGGTCGGCTGGGCGGAACCCAAGGCAGGCTACGGCTGGCGCTTTCTCGACGTGGCCAAAACCCCGGAAACCCTCGAGCAGATCTACCGAGTGCGTGCGCTGATCGAGCCAGCGGCGCTGTTGGAAAGCAGCTTCATCGGCGACCTCGAGGTGTTGCGGCGGTTGAAGAAAGAGCAGAGCGACCTGCTGGCCGGTGGCATCGATACCTTGCCTGCAGACATGCTGCTGAAGTCGGGCATTCGTTTTCATGAGGAGTTGATCAAGCTGTCGGGCAACCCACTGTATCTGATGATCCTCAGGCAGTTGAACAACATGCGCCGGTTGATCGAGTACCGCTCGATGATCGACCGCAAGCGGCTTTATACCCAGTGTGCCGAGCACCTGCGCATGGTCGAACTGGTGGAGGAAGGGGATAACCTGGAGGCGGCGCACCTGATGAAACGCCACCTCAGTGGTTCGTTTGCGCGCAAGTCGCCGATCCTGGAGCTGCGCAGGGCGGCGCAGGGGCAACTTGTGCCGAACGTTGTTGTGGAAATCTGA
- a CDS encoding paraquat-inducible protein A — MNTPANADDLGLCLCHGCGQACELGSGKHTCERCGAAIHRRKANAISRGWAFLLAALVFYIPANLLPVMHTEMLGSGSASTIGGGVLEFWEAGAWDIALIIFIASVGVPAIKFFSLGLLLFTAQRGSTWACRQRSQLYRFVELIGYWSMLDVMVVALVAALVQLRGLGTIEPRVGILFFGMVVVLTMFSAMSFDPRLIWDSRANEGGRIDGATD; from the coding sequence ATGAATACCCCGGCCAACGCCGACGACCTGGGCCTGTGCCTGTGCCATGGCTGCGGCCAGGCCTGCGAACTGGGCAGCGGCAAGCACACCTGCGAGCGCTGTGGTGCCGCCATCCACCGGCGCAAGGCCAATGCCATCAGCCGCGGCTGGGCGTTTCTGCTGGCGGCGCTGGTTTTCTACATCCCCGCCAACCTGCTGCCGGTGATGCACACCGAAATGCTCGGCAGTGGCAGCGCAAGCACCATTGGCGGTGGTGTGCTGGAGTTCTGGGAGGCAGGGGCCTGGGACATCGCACTGATCATCTTCATTGCCAGCGTGGGCGTGCCGGCCATCAAGTTCTTTTCGCTCGGCCTGTTGCTGTTCACCGCCCAGCGCGGCTCTACCTGGGCTTGCCGACAGCGCTCGCAGCTGTACCGTTTCGTCGAGCTGATCGGCTACTGGTCGATGCTCGATGTGATGGTGGTGGCGCTGGTGGCGGCGCTGGTGCAGCTGCGCGGGCTGGGCACCATCGAGCCGCGGGTGGGCATCCTGTTTTTCGGCATGGTGGTGGTACTGACCATGTTTTCTGCGATGAGCTTCGATCCACGCCTGATCTGGGATAGCCGTGCCAACGAGGGAGGCCGCATTGATGGTGCAACAGACTGA
- a CDS encoding LysR family transcriptional regulator, with protein sequence MAAYTLRQLKYFVTTVEAGSVAEASRQLYIAQPSISTAIKSLEESFGVQLFIRHHAQGVSLTPSGKRFYAKTKSLLQMAHEFEQNALADNDTVAGQIDIGCFETVAPLYLPRLIAGFRQRYPGVDIRLRDGEQQDLIQGLTAGTFDLAFLYDHDLDGTIEAEPLMPPQKPYVLLPENHRFAGQAQVSLRDLCPEPMILLDVAPSRTYFVSLFNEMGLTPNIVFSSPSIEMVRGMVGQGFGFSLLVTRPHSEYTYDGQRLAMLDIAEPVALSGLAAAWLKRVQLTKPAQLFVEFCREQLAKF encoded by the coding sequence GTGGCGGCCTACACATTGCGACAACTCAAGTACTTCGTCACTACCGTCGAGGCCGGCAGCGTGGCCGAGGCTTCACGCCAGCTGTACATCGCCCAGCCTTCCATCTCCACGGCCATCAAGAGCCTGGAGGAAAGCTTCGGCGTGCAGCTGTTCATCCGTCACCACGCCCAGGGTGTGTCACTGACGCCCAGCGGCAAGCGCTTCTATGCCAAGACCAAGTCGCTGCTGCAGATGGCCCACGAATTCGAACAGAACGCCCTGGCCGACAACGACACCGTGGCCGGGCAAATCGACATCGGCTGCTTCGAAACCGTGGCACCGCTGTACCTGCCGCGCCTGATCGCCGGCTTTCGCCAGCGTTACCCGGGGGTGGATATCCGCCTGCGCGACGGCGAGCAGCAGGACCTGATCCAGGGCCTGACCGCCGGTACCTTCGACCTGGCGTTCCTCTACGACCATGACCTGGACGGCACCATCGAGGCCGAGCCGCTGATGCCGCCGCAGAAACCCTATGTGCTGCTGCCCGAGAACCACCGCTTCGCCGGGCAGGCCCAGGTGTCGCTGCGTGACCTGTGCCCGGAGCCGATGATCCTGCTGGACGTGGCCCCCAGCCGTACCTACTTCGTCAGCCTTTTCAACGAAATGGGCCTCACGCCCAACATCGTCTTCAGCTCGCCGTCGATCGAGATGGTGCGCGGCATGGTCGGGCAGGGCTTCGGTTTTTCGCTGCTGGTGACGCGGCCGCACTCGGAGTACACCTACGACGGGCAACGCCTGGCCATGCTGGATATCGCCGAGCCAGTGGCGCTGTCAGGGCTGGCGGCGGCCTGGTTGAAGCGGGTGCAGCTGACCAAGCCGGCGCAGTTGTTCGTGGAGTTCTGCCGGGAGCAGCTGGCGAAGTTCTGA
- a CDS encoding DUF2986 domain-containing protein gives MNRRKKIKQLLQAHAKKASAKLAPRKPKYICKADRLKMEAEAAGDTPT, from the coding sequence ATGAACCGTCGCAAGAAGATCAAGCAGCTACTGCAGGCGCATGCCAAGAAGGCCAGCGCCAAGCTGGCGCCGCGCAAGCCCAAGTACATTTGCAAGGCCGACCGTTTGAAGATGGAGGCCGAGGCGGCGGGGGATACCCCCACCTGA
- a CDS encoding paraquat-inducible protein A, with the protein MSQTQHLIICEYCDTVYHRAPLLKHQRAVCQRCGGVLYRHTSLTVQQRLALSVTGGILLVFANFYPVMTIGMQGLTHSATLWDSVQILSHGSITFIALVMALSIIFAPVLQITLLCWLLSFALAGQRAPGFALCMRSLESLRPWSMLEVCLLGAMVAVIKLAGLLDVIPGIGLLALAALSMLIIHIAGKDIRDLWEQV; encoded by the coding sequence ATGAGCCAGACCCAGCACCTGATCATCTGTGAGTACTGTGACACGGTGTACCACCGTGCGCCGCTGCTCAAGCACCAGCGCGCCGTTTGCCAGCGCTGTGGCGGCGTGCTGTACCGGCACACCTCGCTGACCGTGCAGCAGCGGCTTGCCCTGAGCGTGACGGGTGGCATCCTGCTGGTGTTCGCCAATTTCTACCCGGTGATGACCATCGGCATGCAGGGGCTCACCCATTCCGCGACATTATGGGACTCGGTGCAGATCCTCAGCCACGGCAGTATCACCTTCATCGCCCTGGTCATGGCCTTGTCGATCATCTTTGCGCCGGTGCTGCAGATTACCCTGTTGTGCTGGCTATTGAGTTTCGCCCTGGCCGGCCAGCGCGCCCCCGGCTTTGCCCTGTGCATGCGCAGCCTGGAGAGCCTGCGGCCGTGGAGCATGCTGGAGGTGTGCCTGCTGGGGGCGATGGTGGCGGTGATCAAGCTGGCGGGGTTGCTCGATGTGATACCCGGCATCGGCCTGCTGGCCCTGGCCGCACTGAGCATGCTGATCATCCATATTGCCGGCAAGGACATCCGCGACCTTTGGGAGCAGGTATGA
- a CDS encoding phosphoethanolamine transferase CptA, with the protein MSHTPSPSSPKRVDWAGLGWLLLFFWYFSGVTQALLLFSGTTGFAGFRDAFFLSSLWLAPVLLLPRFTRATAAVIGLVLWAASLVGLSYFGIYRQEFSQSVIFVMFESNTAEAGEYFSQYFSAWLGLALLLYTLVAVLLWKRVRPVSLPLRSRLPVVALLLLANLVYPFYKQMVTQERSFADAAEKVQQRMEPAVPWQLLVGYRQYRQQLDNMQELLAKNAALPPLQNLRDSSGAAPRTLVLVLGESTTREHMHLYGYNRDTTPNLDALAASDKSLTVFRNVVSPRPYTIEVMQQILTFGDEQNPDRFLTDPSLINLMKQAGYKTFWITNQQTMTKRNTMLTTFSQQTDAPVYLNNQRNQNASQYDDVVLTPFEKALQDPAPNKFIIVHLLGTHMDYRYRYPNDYAHFKDRQGVPGKLTDDQVETYNFYDNAVRYNDYVVSSLIKRYSASTSNGFLLYLSDHGEDVYSSGNHDRLGRNEGAPTRPMYTIPFLLWTSPSWQAEHPRDLQAMADRPYSSSHLIHTLSDLAGLSYDRYEPAKSLVSPQFVVAPRWIGDPYRKDGLREFDHLPLDKAERVRETASSGKNLN; encoded by the coding sequence GTGTCACACACTCCATCCCCCTCCTCGCCCAAACGCGTGGACTGGGCCGGCCTGGGCTGGCTTTTGCTGTTCTTCTGGTACTTCTCGGGCGTGACCCAGGCGTTGCTGCTGTTCAGTGGTACCACCGGGTTCGCCGGTTTTCGCGATGCATTCTTCCTCAGCAGCCTGTGGCTGGCCCCGGTACTGCTGCTGCCGCGCTTCACTCGCGCCACGGCAGCGGTCATCGGCCTGGTGTTGTGGGCTGCTTCGCTGGTGGGCCTGAGCTACTTCGGCATCTATCGCCAGGAGTTCTCGCAAAGCGTCATCTTCGTGATGTTCGAGTCCAACACCGCCGAGGCCGGTGAGTACTTCAGCCAGTACTTCAGCGCCTGGCTGGGCCTGGCACTGCTGCTGTACACGCTGGTGGCGGTGCTGCTGTGGAAGCGCGTACGCCCGGTCAGCCTGCCGCTGCGCAGCCGCCTGCCGGTGGTCGCCCTGTTGCTGCTGGCCAACCTGGTGTACCCGTTCTACAAGCAGATGGTCACCCAGGAACGCAGCTTCGCCGACGCGGCGGAAAAGGTGCAGCAGCGCATGGAACCCGCCGTGCCCTGGCAACTGCTGGTCGGCTACCGCCAGTACCGCCAGCAGCTGGACAACATGCAGGAGCTGCTGGCCAAGAACGCCGCGCTGCCGCCCCTGCAAAACCTGCGTGACAGCAGCGGTGCAGCGCCGCGCACGCTGGTGCTGGTGCTGGGCGAATCCACCACCCGCGAGCACATGCACCTGTACGGCTACAACCGCGACACCACGCCCAACCTCGATGCGCTGGCCGCCAGCGACAAGAGCCTGACGGTGTTCCGCAACGTGGTGTCGCCACGCCCGTACACCATCGAAGTGATGCAGCAGATCCTCACCTTCGGCGACGAGCAGAACCCGGACCGCTTCCTCACCGACCCGTCGCTGATCAACCTGATGAAACAGGCCGGCTACAAGACCTTCTGGATCACCAACCAGCAGACCATGACCAAGCGCAACACCATGCTGACCACCTTCTCGCAGCAGACGGACGCGCCGGTGTACCTGAACAACCAGCGCAACCAGAATGCCAGCCAGTACGACGACGTGGTGCTGACGCCGTTCGAGAAGGCCCTGCAGGACCCGGCGCCGAACAAGTTCATCATCGTGCACCTGCTGGGTACGCACATGGACTATCGCTACCGCTACCCGAACGACTACGCGCACTTCAAAGACCGCCAGGGGGTGCCCGGCAAGCTGACCGATGACCAGGTGGAAACCTACAACTTCTACGACAACGCGGTGCGCTACAACGACTACGTGGTGTCGAGCCTGATCAAGCGTTACTCGGCCAGTACCTCCAATGGCTTCCTGCTGTACCTGTCCGACCATGGCGAAGATGTGTACAGCTCTGGCAACCACGACCGCCTGGGGCGCAACGAAGGCGCGCCGACCCGGCCGATGTACACCATCCCGTTCTTGCTGTGGACTTCGCCCAGCTGGCAGGCCGAGCACCCGCGCGACCTGCAGGCGATGGCCGACCGCCCCTACAGCAGCTCGCACCTGATCCATACCCTGTCCGACCTGGCCGGGCTGAGCTATGACCGTTACGAACCGGCCAAGAGCCTGGTGAGCCCGCAGTTCGTGGTGGCACCACGCTGGATTGGCGACCCGTACCGCAAGGATGGTCTGCGCGAGTTCGACCACCTGCCGCTGGACAAGGCCGAGCGGGTGCGGGAGACGGCCAGTAGTGGCAAGAACCTGAACTGA